Part of the Engraulis encrasicolus isolate BLACKSEA-1 chromosome 23, IST_EnEncr_1.0, whole genome shotgun sequence genome is shown below.
CACTACTTTGACACCTTCCAGCCGGTCCTGGCCAGCCTGGGCTACCGCGGCACCTTCTGCCCCAAGCCCTGGTCCCCGTGCCTGGACGTGGAGAACAACAACGGGCCCGACGGCTGCGCGCTCTTCTTCCGCCGCGACCGCTTCCGGCTGCTGGCCACCAGCCACCTGCGGCTGTCGGCCATGATGCTCAAGACCAACCAGGTGGCGGTGGTGTGCACGCTGCGCTGCCGCCACACGGGCCGCCGCTTCTGCGTGGCCGTCACCCACCTGAAGGCGCGCAGCGGCTGGGAGAGCCTGCGCAGCGCCCAGGGCAGCAGCCTGCTCCAGAGCCTGAGGGCTATCACCATGGAGGGCATCCCAGAGGAGGACGCCGTCGCGGGGGTGGCGGAGGGCGAGGAGGGGGCGGGCGTGCCGCTGATCGTGTGCGGGGACTTCAACGCCGAGCCCTGGGAGGATGTGTACCAGCGCTTCGCCTCCTCTCCGCTGGGCCTGGACAGCGCCTACAAGGGCCTGAGTGCGGACGGGCGCACCGAACCGGCCTACACCAGCTGGAAGATCCGGCGCTCCAGCGGGGAGAGCCGGCACACGCTGGACTACATCTGGTACTCCAGCCGCCGCTTCCACGTGGACGCGGTGCTGGAGCTGCCCAGCGAGGAGCAGATCGGGCCGGACCGTCTGCCCTCCTACCACTACCCCTCCGACCACCTCTCACTCGTCTGTGACTTCAGCTTCGCCGAGCCCCctgcacagcaacagcagcatagGCTGCTCTAGCGCACCCAATCAGCAATTCAGAACAGGCTTAGTGACTTGTGAATCCTCCAATGGGAAAGCCACGTGTCCCTTCATCATTCAATCAGACTACTTGTTCAAGTTGAGTGGCTGGGGGTCCTCCTGTCGCTGACCCTCAGACTTCATCAAACCTGTCGAGTGGCAGCAATGCAGGTTGCCCAAATAGCAATCAGGACCAGCTGAGTGACTGGAGGATATTCCATTGGGAATGCCAGGCACCCCATCCTCCAATTAGTCAGCTTGTTCAAGTTGAGTGACTGGAGAACTGTCCAATGGGAAAGCAAGGTTCATGTTGGGAGGCCGCCTCATCTTCCAGACAACTAATTCAGAATGGGATGTATGCACTAATGACCCCTGTGCTTGAGGGTAAATGGATCTGTGAGAAATGGTCTTTGGGTGAGATAAGTGGGTGAGTACCAGAATAGGCCCACTGATATGCGAGGGCCATTCATACATGCTGAGTTGGCCCATCTTGATCCCTTCTTTTATAGCAATATGTAGACATCTACATCAGCAAGATAAGAGAGAGGTCTATCACTGCAAATTTATGAGTCAATCATtttaaatgagtgtgtgtttgtgtgtgtgtgtgtgtgtgatatctagaGAACAACCGTCCTCTAAAGCAGGGGTTCTCAAAGAAgggtccggggacccctgggAGTCTGTGTCACATTGTTTGTTATGAATCTCTGACATTTCTCAGACGTTTGAGGTGCGATTGCGATAAGGGGGTCCTTGGAAGACTTCTTCTTCCATTAGGTGTCCACGGCCGAAAGAAGATTGAGAACTCCTGCTCTAAAGACCAACCATCCCATGAAGTACAGTTTGTACATGCATAACTCTATGGAGTGAGTGAAACCTTTTAGATTGGTCCAGAATAATACGTAAACACAAACTTAAGTTCTTAACTATAGATATCAGAACACAAATGATGTCTACTTTGACGCACAAGTGTTTATTTTTATGACGATAAATCCTAATATTTTGGCACTTTACTTCACCAGTTTGTGTTACCATGCGGCTGCTGTTTTTATAGCACTATaatcagagattctaagagtattatcttatccagtctctctgctttaATGGTTATATCACTGGCAAAACCAAAGGTGTATTAGGTTTTAGGGTTTAAACGCCACCTTGTGTTCTCTGACCACAGTCTTCTGTTTTCTCcaagtctgtatttatttatttttatttaaatgaGGTGATACTGCTGCATAGTGTTTTTGCCGTCTTTATTCAACACTTACTGAGTATGATCAACATATGGTTGAATTCAACTgtggaagtgttgaattaatattgCAAAATTTACTGCGGGAATGGCACTGGAAATCCTAGTTCTGGGTCACATTATCTTTTCTTTTAACCTTATCGCGTGTAGCATTTGGTCAAATCGTCCATTACTTTGAAGAACACAAGTGTGTAGTTGGTTAATTACTTGTGCCTTTTAAGTTCTGCTAGTCGCACAATGAATGTTGCGTCGACTTTTTTCCCTGATAAtttaagtttcttttttttacttcacaTATCTTAAAATTGCAGACAAATAAACGGTCTGAAAGTGAGATGCTTTTCATTGTGATATTTTCATTTGGGCTGTATAATACTCATGGAAAACACCACAGATTGTATTTCTAACTGCAGATGCTGTTGCTGTGGTTGTGTAAAAATGAAATCATGCTACAATAAAAACTGCATCTCAAGCATTCACATTGGTTGTCTTGATTGTTGTGTGTCCATCAATTAAAACATTTGAAAAAAGCCACATGTAGTTCCTCTAATTGTCTTGTTTGCAATTCCACCTAGAAGTTTGCACTTTTACCTAAAATATTGAACTTTTTACATTTACTTCCAATTTACACACTTGGAATATAACATCAAATCTCATTTGTCTCAATCTCAAAAGCACTGCTTTTATTCCCCAAACTGTTATTTTcagttttttagatgcgtccacgcATTTCTATGAGGCTTTGTCATTGAAAACGGCTTCAAAAGGATTGAAAACAACTGAAACATCATCCCCTATGATCATTTTTGCTATTCTTGAACTCTTGGGATCATGTCTATCTGTCCATAAGTTCATTTGGATGCat
Proteins encoded:
- the nocta gene encoding nocturnin isoform X3 → MKEGSEEPQTPIQNQGPMGSGSSSSRLFGTLAQTLSSPSIPLQLPALGEEDGEGTEDESGAYEPADPDLLLHECKEALRNRPPRWHRHFQHPQPAAPSTPPPPPPHDRDMQPIRVMQWNILAQALGEGKDGFVRCPLEALNWAERKYLILEEILTYQPDILCLQEVDHYFDTFQPVLASLGYRGTFCPKPWSPCLDVENNNGPDGCALFFRRDRFRLLATSHLRLSAMMLKTNQVAVVCTLRCRHTGRRFCVAVTHLKARSGWESLRSAQGSSLLQSLRAITMEGIPEEDAVAGVAEGEEGAGVPLIVCGDFNAEPWEDVYQRFASSPLGLDSAYKGLSADGRTEPAYTSWKIRRSSGESRHTLDYIWYSSRRFHVDAVLELPSEEQIGPDRLPSYHYPSDHLSLVCDFSFAEPPAQQQQHRLL
- the nocta gene encoding nocturnin isoform X2; translation: MNPVRRCSALLHRDFTSLCLSSLGSAPKTTETPKKVPALSSRHCHQQASGGEVLTSQPQVKPGGASSVTVNARIGPMGSGSSSSRLFGTLAQTLSSPSIPLQLPALGEEDGEGTEDESGAYEPADPDLLLHECKEALRNRPPRWHRHFQHPQPAAPSTPPPPPPHDRDMQPIRVMQWNILAQALGEGKDGFVRCPLEALNWAERKYLILEEILTYQPDILCLQEVDHYFDTFQPVLASLGYRGTFCPKPWSPCLDVENNNGPDGCALFFRRDRFRLLATSHLRLSAMMLKTNQVAVVCTLRCRHTGRRFCVAVTHLKARSGWESLRSAQGSSLLQSLRAITMEGIPEEDAVAGVAEGEEGAGVPLIVCGDFNAEPWEDVYQRFASSPLGLDSAYKGLSADGRTEPAYTSWKIRRSSGESRHTLDYIWYSSRRFHVDAVLELPSEEQIGPDRLPSYHYPSDHLSLVCDFSFAEPPAQQQQHRLL
- the nocta gene encoding nocturnin isoform X1, translated to MNPVRRCSALLHRDFTSLCLSSLGSAPKTTETPKKVPALSSRHCHQQASGGEVLTSQPQVKPGGASSVTVNARIAGPMGSGSSSSRLFGTLAQTLSSPSIPLQLPALGEEDGEGTEDESGAYEPADPDLLLHECKEALRNRPPRWHRHFQHPQPAAPSTPPPPPPHDRDMQPIRVMQWNILAQALGEGKDGFVRCPLEALNWAERKYLILEEILTYQPDILCLQEVDHYFDTFQPVLASLGYRGTFCPKPWSPCLDVENNNGPDGCALFFRRDRFRLLATSHLRLSAMMLKTNQVAVVCTLRCRHTGRRFCVAVTHLKARSGWESLRSAQGSSLLQSLRAITMEGIPEEDAVAGVAEGEEGAGVPLIVCGDFNAEPWEDVYQRFASSPLGLDSAYKGLSADGRTEPAYTSWKIRRSSGESRHTLDYIWYSSRRFHVDAVLELPSEEQIGPDRLPSYHYPSDHLSLVCDFSFAEPPAQQQQHRLL
- the nocta gene encoding nocturnin isoform X4, with product MTDTGVTQSEAGPMGSGSSSSRLFGTLAQTLSSPSIPLQLPALGEEDGEGTEDESGAYEPADPDLLLHECKEALRNRPPRWHRHFQHPQPAAPSTPPPPPPHDRDMQPIRVMQWNILAQALGEGKDGFVRCPLEALNWAERKYLILEEILTYQPDILCLQEVDHYFDTFQPVLASLGYRGTFCPKPWSPCLDVENNNGPDGCALFFRRDRFRLLATSHLRLSAMMLKTNQVAVVCTLRCRHTGRRFCVAVTHLKARSGWESLRSAQGSSLLQSLRAITMEGIPEEDAVAGVAEGEEGAGVPLIVCGDFNAEPWEDVYQRFASSPLGLDSAYKGLSADGRTEPAYTSWKIRRSSGESRHTLDYIWYSSRRFHVDAVLELPSEEQIGPDRLPSYHYPSDHLSLVCDFSFAEPPAQQQQHRLL
- the nocta gene encoding nocturnin isoform X5; this encodes MGSGSSSSRLFGTLAQTLSSPSIPLQLPALGEEDGEGTEDESGAYEPADPDLLLHECKEALRNRPPRWHRHFQHPQPAAPSTPPPPPPHDRDMQPIRVMQWNILAQALGEGKDGFVRCPLEALNWAERKYLILEEILTYQPDILCLQEVDHYFDTFQPVLASLGYRGTFCPKPWSPCLDVENNNGPDGCALFFRRDRFRLLATSHLRLSAMMLKTNQVAVVCTLRCRHTGRRFCVAVTHLKARSGWESLRSAQGSSLLQSLRAITMEGIPEEDAVAGVAEGEEGAGVPLIVCGDFNAEPWEDVYQRFASSPLGLDSAYKGLSADGRTEPAYTSWKIRRSSGESRHTLDYIWYSSRRFHVDAVLELPSEEQIGPDRLPSYHYPSDHLSLVCDFSFAEPPAQQQQHRLL